The Opisthocomus hoazin isolate bOpiHoa1 chromosome 32, bOpiHoa1.hap1, whole genome shotgun sequence genome includes a window with the following:
- the POU6F1 gene encoding POU domain, class 6, transcription factor 1 has protein sequence MDTEAVQPQEASLTVNEQVIVMSSHETIRVLEVGVDTPLPAEEDRKALEMPPREVARGSPGETGHPGREDVPPSTQSSSSGEAAGKAKPAPGASPAAVPSVGTFTSQQPQPLAPLAVQAAPQVLTQENLATVVTGVMVPAGTVTQPLLIPISIAGQVAGQQGLAVWTFPTATVAALPGLTAASPSGGIFKPPIANLQAAAVLNATIQAPVQPAQPLQAAGQPRPPLQPPGVFPAVPSQPPILPQPTAPTPPAAKPLETQTQTQIAVQPAGFAFNAGIIGAASLGGQTQLLGSLAATPVLANTISSVQGITGQILTNVQGQVIGTLPWVVNPPGMAAAGPAPAALPAPNLQVQTVTPQLLLNAQGHIIATLAGGTLPAAAIKKSGSPEPPVKSEVQPIQPAPALAQPAVVVANPAPAVKASPTPVPITCSETPTVSQLVSKPPAPNSSAEEDGINLEEIREFAKNFKIRRLSLGLTQTQVGQALTATEGPAYSQSAICRFEKLDITPKSAQKLKPVLEKWLSEAELRNREGQQNLMEFVGGEPSKKRKRRTSFTPQAIEALNAYFEKNALPTGQEITEIAKELNYDREVVRVWFCNRRQTLKNTSKLNVFQIP, from the exons ATGGACACCGAAGCCGTGCAGCCCCAGGAGGCCTCGCTGACGGTCAACGAGCAG GTGATCGTTATGTCCAGCCATGAAACCATCCGAGTGCTGGAGGTCGGTGTGGACACCCCGCTCCCGGCCGAGGAGGACCGGAAAGCCTTGGAGATGCCACCAAGGGAGGTAGCACGGGGCTCCCCGGGAGAGACCGGCCACCCGGGCAGAGAGGACGtcccacccagcacccagagcTCCTCCAGCGGGGAGGCAGCCG GCAAAGCCAAACCGGCGCCCGGCGCgtcccccgccgccgtcccctccGTCGGCACCTTCACGAGCCAGCAGCCGCAGCCGCTGGCCCCGCTGGCCGTGCAAGCGGCCCCGCAG GTCTTGACTCAGGAAAACTTAGCAACAGTTGTGACAGGAGTAATGGTTCCGGCAGGGACAGTTACTCAACCTCTTCTTATCCCCATCAGTATTGCAGGTCAAGTGGCAGGTCAGCAGGGGCTGGCTGTGTGGACATTTCCTACAGCAACGGTCGCTGCCCTTCCCGGACTGACGGCTGCTTCTCCTTCAGGGGGAATTTTCAAACCGCCTATAGCCAATTTGCAAG ccgccgccgtcCTGAACGCGACCATCCAAGCGCCGGTGCAGCCTGCCCAGCCGCTGCAGGCCGCgggccagccccggccccctcTCCAGCCCCCCGGCGTCTTCCCCGCCgtgcccagccagccccccaTCCTGCCGCAGCCCACCGCGCCCACGCCGCCCGCGGCCAAGCCCTTGGAGACGCAGACGCAGACGCAGATCGCCGTCCAGCCGGCCGGATTCGCCTTTAACGCCGGCATC ATCGGCGCGGCTTCTCTCGGGGGCCAAACGCAGCTGCTGGGCTCCTTGGCGGCCACCCCCGTGCTCGCAAACACCATCTCCAGCGTGCAGGGCATCACGGGCCAGATCCTGACCAACGTGCAGGGCCAG GTGATCGGGACCCTGCCGTGGGTGGTGAACCCCCCCGGGATGGCGGcagccggccctgccccggccgctCTGCCGGCCCCGAACCTGCAGGTCCAGACAGTGACGCCCCAGCTGCTGCTCAATGCCCAGGGCCACATCATCGCCACCTTGGCCGGCGGCACCCTCCCGGCGGCCGCCATCAAGAAAagcggcagccccgagccccccgtcAAGAGCGAG gtCCAGCCCATCCAGCCGGCCCCGGCGCTCGCCCAGCCGGCCGTGGTGGTGGCGAACCCGGCCCCGGCGGTGAAGGCGTCGCCCACGCCCGTCCCCATCACCTGCTCGGAGACCCCCACCGTCAGCCAGCTGGTCTCCA AGCCCCCGGCTCCCAACAGCAGCGCGGAGGAGGACGGGATTAACCTGGAGGAGATCCGGGAATTCGCCAAGAACTTCAAGATCCGCCGCCTGTCGCTGGGGCTGACGCAGACGCAGGTCGGGCAGGCGCTGACGGCCACCGAGGGCCCGGCCTACAGCCAGTCGGCCATCTGCAG GTTCGAGAAGCTGGACATCACCCCCAAGAGCGCCCAGAAACTGAAACCGGTGTTGGAGAAATGGCTGAGCGAAGCCGAGCTGCGGAACCGAGAAGGCCAACAGAACCTGATGGAGTTCGTCGGGGGAGAACCCTCCAAGAAACGGAAGCGCCGCACCTCCTTCACGCCGCAAGCCATCGAGGCGCTCAACGCCTACTTCGAGAAGAACGCCTTGCCCACCGGCCAGGAGATCACCGAGATCGCCAAGGAGCTCAACTACGACCGCGAAGTCGTCCGCGTCTGGTTCTGCAACCGCCGGCAGACCCTCAAAAACACCAGTAAACTCAACGTCTTCCAGATCCCCTGA